A stretch of the Capsicum annuum cultivar UCD-10X-F1 chromosome 10, UCD10Xv1.1, whole genome shotgun sequence genome encodes the following:
- the LOC107845399 gene encoding protein FRIGIDA-ESSENTIAL 1 isoform X1: MPSSVTAADPLTNNTVPIHKISVNDDDKFEEENSEGLYDGDHKRDGTHILEPTGLEEHLRSGISTPKSLANPDTPMIEEGNDSCRISNSDERRGKNYSSLDGKRTIVLSDLQALRCDSAEAITYEIQPFGQKVSAEFTEGRHQEVSQDLPQTSSRLDVRETWARSLTPPADSSGGNKRPADRYELYSRGWCINGSSFGFLHARDPVISHNKDGVLDASKMKNKLINGGSNIRPVYWNWLTLTLVLHILFLVPDKVTSNVIGSKDTTEKPARDCFSDLASSEVRYGENQRLNSDNDLHMHKDEDLSNMPFRDIRRETLGCKSYYAGYGSSSPPQVRDDSLSKDSYCSGMLPSSSVLLSYKYQNEVTSYASALDDTSYKRTNLTLDKHHLPLLNCSVDRWPSCLTSSSSNLDPIGDQKVLDRSREYCYSRSMSLHNKSSALPACGTESFPWTDLSGDTEHSCGYKTKVYFNDWETSVPFRPSTFLSQIIPTPASLYDPIRDSIEQTSTPEKDLSGNERKAADRTIAPQENMNTSSKEEKHTRSVNPRGQKRKQSKLEKLGPSCEINTDLRRDGSVNYESGFMKHFRAALVEFVKELLKPTWHEGLLMKDAYKMIVKKAVDKIINSLTPDQIPDTTESINQYISVSKPKVAKLIEGYVEKYEEWNLHLDAWIG, encoded by the exons ATGGAACCCACATTCTGGAGCCTACGGGTCTTGAAGAGCATTTAAGATCAGGAATTTCTACTCCAAAATCTCTTGCAAATCCTGACACCCCTATGATCGAAGAGGGTAATGACAGTTGCAGAATATCTAATTCTGATGAAAGAAGAGGAAAGAATTATTCAAGTTTGGATG GAAAAAGAACCATTGTTCTTTCTGATCTCCAAGCTCTTAGGTGTGATAGTGCGGAAGCAATAACCTATGAAATCCAGCCGTTTGGTCAAAAAGTAAGTGCTGAATTCACTGAAGGACGTCATCAAGAAGTGTCGCAGGATTTACCACAAACATCATCAAG GTTGGATGTTCGGGAGACTTGGGCAAGAAGTTTGACGCCGCCTGCTGATTCTAGTGGTGGAAACAAAAGACCAGCAGATAGATATGAGCTTTATTCTAGAGGTTGGTGCATCAATGGGAGCTCATTTGGGTTCCTGCATGCAAGGGACCCTGTAATTAGCCATAATAAGGATGGTGTTTTAGATGCTTCAAAGATGAAAAACAAACTCATAAATGGTGGAAGTAATATCAGACCAGTGTATTGGAATTGGTTGACCTTAACTTTAGTATTGCACATCCTTTTTCTGGTTCCTGACAAAGTAACTTCTAATGTTATAGGTTCAAAAGATACCACCGAGAAACCAGCACGAGATTGTTTCTCTGATTTGGCATCATCTGAAGTTCGATATGGAGAAAATCAAAGGTTGAATAGTGACAATGATTTGCATATGCATAAAGATGAGGATTTGTCAAACATGCCGTTTAGAGACATTCGAAGAGAGACTCTTGGATGTAAATCATACTATGCTGGTTATGGCAGCTCTTCACCACCACAAGTCAGAGATGATTCTCTTAGTAAAGATAGCTATTGTAGTGGAATGCTTCCTAGTAGCTCAGTACTTTTATCTTACAAGTATCAGAACGAAGTTACCTCTTATGCCTCAGCTTTGGATGACACAAGTTATAAAAGGACCAACCTTACGCTTGACAAACATCATTTGCCATTGTTGAATTGCTCTGTGGATAGGTGGCCTTCTTGTCTTACTTCTTCCTCTTCAAACCTAGACCCCATTGGTGATCAGAAGGTTTTAGACCGTAGCCGAGAATACTGTTATTCTAGGTCAATGTCTCTGCATAACAAGTCTTCAGCACTTCCTGCTTGTGGAACTGAATCTTTTCCTTGGACTGATTTATCTGGGGACACGGAACACTCATGTGGTTATAAGACCAAAGTGTATTTTAATGACTGGGAGACTTCTGTCCCTTTTCGGCCATCAACCTTTCTTAGTCAAATTATACCCACTCCAGCAAGTCTTTATGATCCGATTCGTGACAGCATTGAGCAAACCAGCACACCCGAGAAAGATTTGTCTGGTAATGAAAGAAAGGCAGCTGATAGAACTATAGCCCCTCAAGAAAACATGAATACATcttcaaaagaagaaaaacacacGAGATCAGTTAATCCCAGAGGCCAAAAGAGGAAACAATCAAAATTAGAGAAGCTTGGACCCAGCTGTGAAATTAATACAGACTTAAGGAGAGATGGATCTGTGAACTATGAGTCGGGATTTATGAAGCATTTCCGTGCTGCTCTTGTGGAATTTGTCAAAGAATTGCTTAAGCCAACTTGGCATGAAGGTCTTTTGATGAAGGATGCATATAAGATGATTGTTAAGAAAGCAGTAGATAAGATCATTAACTCTTTGACACCTGATCAAATTCCTGATACGACTGAATCTATCAATCAGTACATCTCTGTATCTAAGCCAAAAGTAGCTAAGCTCATTGAG GGGTATGTGGAGAAATATG AAGAATGGAATCTCCATCTAGATGCTTGGATTGGATAG
- the LOC107845399 gene encoding uncharacterized protein LOC107845399 isoform X2, with protein sequence MPSSVTAADPLTNNTVPIHKISVNDDDKFEEENSEGLYDGDHKRDGTHILEPTGLEEHLRSGISTPKSLANPDTPMIEEGNDSCRISNSDERRGKNYSSLDGKRTIVLSDLQALRCDSAEAITYEIQPFGQKVSAEFTEGRHQEVSQDLPQTSSRLDVRETWARSLTPPADSSGGNKRPADRYELYSRGSKDTTEKPARDCFSDLASSEVRYGENQRLNSDNDLHMHKDEDLSNMPFRDIRRETLGCKSYYAGYGSSSPPQVRDDSLSKDSYCSGMLPSSSVLLSYKYQNEVTSYASALDDTSYKRTNLTLDKHHLPLLNCSVDRWPSCLTSSSSNLDPIGDQKVLDRSREYCYSRSMSLHNKSSALPACGTESFPWTDLSGDTEHSCGYKTKVYFNDWETSVPFRPSTFLSQIIPTPASLYDPIRDSIEQTSTPEKDLSGNERKAADRTIAPQENMNTSSKEEKHTRSVNPRGQKRKQSKLEKLGPSCEINTDLRRDGSVNYESGFMKHFRAALVEFVKELLKPTWHEGLLMKDAYKMIVKKAVDKIINSLTPDQIPDTTESINQYISVSKPKVAKLIEGYVEKYEEWNLHLDAWIG encoded by the exons ATGGAACCCACATTCTGGAGCCTACGGGTCTTGAAGAGCATTTAAGATCAGGAATTTCTACTCCAAAATCTCTTGCAAATCCTGACACCCCTATGATCGAAGAGGGTAATGACAGTTGCAGAATATCTAATTCTGATGAAAGAAGAGGAAAGAATTATTCAAGTTTGGATG GAAAAAGAACCATTGTTCTTTCTGATCTCCAAGCTCTTAGGTGTGATAGTGCGGAAGCAATAACCTATGAAATCCAGCCGTTTGGTCAAAAAGTAAGTGCTGAATTCACTGAAGGACGTCATCAAGAAGTGTCGCAGGATTTACCACAAACATCATCAAG GTTGGATGTTCGGGAGACTTGGGCAAGAAGTTTGACGCCGCCTGCTGATTCTAGTGGTGGAAACAAAAGACCAGCAGATAGATATGAGCTTTATTCTAGAG GTTCAAAAGATACCACCGAGAAACCAGCACGAGATTGTTTCTCTGATTTGGCATCATCTGAAGTTCGATATGGAGAAAATCAAAGGTTGAATAGTGACAATGATTTGCATATGCATAAAGATGAGGATTTGTCAAACATGCCGTTTAGAGACATTCGAAGAGAGACTCTTGGATGTAAATCATACTATGCTGGTTATGGCAGCTCTTCACCACCACAAGTCAGAGATGATTCTCTTAGTAAAGATAGCTATTGTAGTGGAATGCTTCCTAGTAGCTCAGTACTTTTATCTTACAAGTATCAGAACGAAGTTACCTCTTATGCCTCAGCTTTGGATGACACAAGTTATAAAAGGACCAACCTTACGCTTGACAAACATCATTTGCCATTGTTGAATTGCTCTGTGGATAGGTGGCCTTCTTGTCTTACTTCTTCCTCTTCAAACCTAGACCCCATTGGTGATCAGAAGGTTTTAGACCGTAGCCGAGAATACTGTTATTCTAGGTCAATGTCTCTGCATAACAAGTCTTCAGCACTTCCTGCTTGTGGAACTGAATCTTTTCCTTGGACTGATTTATCTGGGGACACGGAACACTCATGTGGTTATAAGACCAAAGTGTATTTTAATGACTGGGAGACTTCTGTCCCTTTTCGGCCATCAACCTTTCTTAGTCAAATTATACCCACTCCAGCAAGTCTTTATGATCCGATTCGTGACAGCATTGAGCAAACCAGCACACCCGAGAAAGATTTGTCTGGTAATGAAAGAAAGGCAGCTGATAGAACTATAGCCCCTCAAGAAAACATGAATACATcttcaaaagaagaaaaacacacGAGATCAGTTAATCCCAGAGGCCAAAAGAGGAAACAATCAAAATTAGAGAAGCTTGGACCCAGCTGTGAAATTAATACAGACTTAAGGAGAGATGGATCTGTGAACTATGAGTCGGGATTTATGAAGCATTTCCGTGCTGCTCTTGTGGAATTTGTCAAAGAATTGCTTAAGCCAACTTGGCATGAAGGTCTTTTGATGAAGGATGCATATAAGATGATTGTTAAGAAAGCAGTAGATAAGATCATTAACTCTTTGACACCTGATCAAATTCCTGATACGACTGAATCTATCAATCAGTACATCTCTGTATCTAAGCCAAAAGTAGCTAAGCTCATTGAG GGGTATGTGGAGAAATATG AAGAATGGAATCTCCATCTAGATGCTTGGATTGGATAG